One segment of Castanea sativa cultivar Marrone di Chiusa Pesio chromosome 3, ASM4071231v1 DNA contains the following:
- the LOC142630068 gene encoding clustered mitochondria protein-like isoform X1, with the protein MLMELMFAILEKWLIDGTKHLPHLWDLCSNEIVVRSAKHILKDVLRDIEDHDIAPAIKHFFNCFFGSVQAVGSEVAANNMQSRTQKKDQGGHQSSGKPSKGQGRFKGGASARKNQSSFMNVSSETLWSDIQEFAKLKYQLSVFIKSL; encoded by the exons ATGCTCATGGAATTGATGTTCGCTATATTGGAAAA GTGGCTGATTGATGGGACAAAACATTTACCTCATTTGTGGGATCTTTGTTCTAATGAGATTGTTGTTAGGTCTGCAAAGCACATCCTCAAG GATGTTTTGAGAGATATAGAGGATCATGATATTGCACCAGCTATAAAACATTTCTTCAACTGCTTTTTTGGAAGTGTTCAAGCTGTTGGATCAGAAGTTGCTGCCAACAATATGCAGTCCAGAACCCAGAAAAAG gatCAAGGAGGCCATCAATCTTCAGGAAAGCCTTCTAAGGGGCAAGGAAGGTTTAAAGGTGGGGCGTCTGCAAGGAAGAATCAATCGTCATTTATGAATGTTAGCTCAGAAACTCTATGGTCAGACATACAAGAATTTGCTAAACTCAAATATCAgttatcagtttttatcaagtCTCTATAA
- the LOC142630068 gene encoding clustered mitochondria protein-like isoform X2, whose translation MLMELMFAILEKWLIDGTKHLPHLWDLCSNEIVVRSAKHILKDVLRDIEDHDIAPAIKHFFNCFFGSVQAVGSEVAANNMQSRTQKKDQGGHQSSGKPSKGQGRFKGGASARKNQSSFMNIS comes from the exons ATGCTCATGGAATTGATGTTCGCTATATTGGAAAA GTGGCTGATTGATGGGACAAAACATTTACCTCATTTGTGGGATCTTTGTTCTAATGAGATTGTTGTTAGGTCTGCAAAGCACATCCTCAAG GATGTTTTGAGAGATATAGAGGATCATGATATTGCACCAGCTATAAAACATTTCTTCAACTGCTTTTTTGGAAGTGTTCAAGCTGTTGGATCAGAAGTTGCTGCCAACAATATGCAGTCCAGAACCCAGAAAAAG gatCAAGGAGGCCATCAATCTTCAGGAAAGCCTTCTAAGGGGCAAGGAAGGTTTAAAGGTGGGGCGTCTGCAAGGAAGAATCAATCGTCATTTATGAAT ATCTCCTAA
- the LOC142628483 gene encoding protein FAR-RED IMPAIRED RESPONSE 1-like, whose translation MELDHNHGLSPSKTRFYKCNRVLKPHVKRQLELNAKAGIKMNKNFNSLVVEAGGHENLPFLEKDCKNHMDKVQHLELGEGDAVAMNKYFLKMQANNSNFFYTMDFTEDGRLKNVFWADTRSREAFKEFADVVTFDTTYLVNKYSMPFAPFVGVNHHGQSILLGCGVISGEDTNTFRWLFESWLTCMSRVPPSAIITDQDKAMKKAIKIVFPKARHQWCLWHILKKMPEKFKGYREYKSIKFCLKNIVYDSLTKEEFEERWGRFIEKYHLESHEWLLELYNERYYWVPAFVKDTFWAGMSTTQRSESINAFFDGYVHHQTNLKEFVEQYNKALAKNVVNENTKDFNSFQSSIPCFTHYAMEKQFQSVYTTAKYKEFRKELLGTVCCNFSSFKEDGVISEYEIREDGAFGENSQHATFLVYFNKDTNEVNCNCRFFEFRGILCRHQIMVLFHLKIDQVPNKYILKRWSKNIKRSHTKVHINYDNWLVKPETQRFDKMYEVFNEVAELAVDSKHKYDLAISKETKNILDPVVVRQKGRPPSKRKQSIVEKVDRKKEERKKKKKTKITTKVENVSCTTPTTGLSVLGDNSPLQKACYDFSNEHPSNSIGKFGTNDVTKVGNPKLHVDGRGN comes from the exons ATGGAACTTGACCATAACCATGGATTAAGTCCAAGCAAAACCCGATTTTATAAATGCAACAGAGTATTAAAACCACATGTGAAAAGACAACTTGAGTTGAATGCTAAAGCTGGTATTAAAATGAACAAGAATTTCAATTCATTGGTGGTTGAGGCAGGGGGGCATGAAAACTTGCCATTTCTAGAGAAAGATTGTAAAAACCACATGGATAAAGTCCAGCATTTAGAGCTCGGGGAAGGAGATGCTGTAGCAATGAATaagtactttttaaaaatgcaaGCCAACAATTCTAACTTCTTTTACACGATGGATTTTACTGAAGATGGTCGATTAAAGAATGTATTTTGGGCAGACACAAGAAGTAGGGAAGCATTTAAAGAGTTTGCTGATGTGGTTACATTTGACACTACGTACTTGGTTAACAAATATAGCATGCCATTTGCTCCTTTTGTTGGGGTAAACCATCATGGACAATCGATATTGCTAGGATGTGGAGTGATTTCAGGTGAAGATACAAATACATTTAGATGGCTATTTGAGTCTTGGCTTACATGTATGTCTAGAGTTCCTCCTAGTGCAATAATTACAGATCAAGACAAGGCCATGAAAAAAGCAATAAAGATTGTTTTTCCAAAAGCACGACATCAATGGTGCTTGTGGCATATCCTGAAAAAGATGCCTGAAAAATTTAAAGGATACAGAGAatataaatcaatcaaattttgtttgaaaaatattgtttatgaTTCCTTAACGAAAGAAGAATTTGAAGAAAGGTGGGGTAGGttcattgaaaaatatcatCTTGAAAGCCATGAATGGTTACTTGAGTTGTATAATGAAAGGTATTATTGGGTGCCTGCCTTTGTGAAGGATACATTTTGGGCAGGAATGTCAACCACACAGCGGAGTGAAAGCATAAATGCATTCTTTGATGGGTATGTACATCATCAAACAAATTTGAAAGAATTTGTAGAACAATATAATAAGGCTTTGGCAAAAAATGTGGTAAATGAAAATACTAAAGATTTCAATTCATTTCAATCATCCATACCATGTTTTACTCATTATGCTATGGAGAAACAATTTCAAAGTGTTTACACAACAGCAAAATACAAAGAGTTTCGAAAAGAGTTGCTAGGGACGGtttgttgtaatttttcttcatttaagGAAGATGGTGTCATTTCAGAATATGAAATACGTGAAGATGGAGCATTTGGAGAAAATTCCCAGCATGCAACCTTccttgtttattttaacaaggATACCAATGAAGTAAATTGTAATTGCCGGTTTTTTGAATTTAGGGGAATATTGTGTAGGCATCAAATTATGGTGCTCTTTCACCTGAAGATTGATCAGGTACCAAACAAGTATATCTTGAAAAGATGGAGCAAAAATATTAAGAGGAGCCACACCAAAGTTCACATCAACTATGACAATTGGCTTGTCAAACCTGAAACACAACGCTTTGATAAGATGTACGAAGTCTTCAATGAGGTGGCAGAGTTGGCAGTAGATTCTAAACATAAGT ATGATCTTGCAATTTCTAAAGAGACTAAAAACATACTTGATCCAGTAGTGGTTAGACAAAAGGGACGACCACCATCTAAAAGGAAGCAGTCAATAGTTGAAAAAGTTGATAGAAAAAAggaggaaaggaaaaagaaaaagaaaaccaaa ATAACTACAAAGGTTGAGAATGTGTCTTGTACAACCCCTACTACAGGATTGAGTGTGCTTGGA GATAATTCTCCACTCCAGAAGGCATGTTATGATTTTTCAAATGAGCATCCAAGCAATTCTATTGGGAAGTTTGGTACCAATGATGTGACAAAAGTTGGAAATCCAAAATTACACGTAGATGGCAGGGGCAATTAG